In one window of Hymenobacter nivis DNA:
- a CDS encoding transposase produces the protein MTEKLNLGGTLPAPRKKYTLAFKAECVRQVAAGARQSDVARAQGISPALLGRWQREALEQAVPSSAERDEIKRLRTELKRVEMERDILKKVVTIFSQPPQS, from the coding sequence ATGACTGAAAAACTGAATCTAGGCGGAACGCTGCCTGCCCCGCGCAAGAAGTACACGTTGGCTTTTAAGGCCGAATGCGTTCGCCAAGTGGCGGCTGGTGCCCGACAAAGCGACGTGGCTCGGGCCCAAGGCATTTCACCCGCCTTGTTGGGCCGTTGGCAGCGCGAGGCGCTGGAACAAGCCGTGCCCAGCAGCGCGGAGCGCGACGAAATCAAACGGCTGCGTACCGAACTCAAGCGCGTAGAAATGGAGCGTGATATTTTAAAAAAAGTCGTGACCATCTTCTCCCAACCGCCTCAGTCATGA